AGTAACAGAGGCCATCATCGAAGCTGCCAAAATACGTCTAAGGCCGATTCTGATGACAGCTTGCGCAACGATACTCGCGCTAGTGCCTCTCGCATTTTCTTCATCCTCTTCCTCAAGCTTGATCTCAAGCGGCTTGGCTATAACGGTAATTGGTGGACTCTTCACATCCACGCTTCTTACATTAATCGTGCTGCCAGTCATTTATCAGATTACAAGCAAACGCCGTAAGGTGAAGGAAGAAGAAGTATTTGAATAACTCATCGTATTAACGATAGGGGTAACGCCTAGAAAATAGGTGTTGCCCCTTTTTCTTTATTTGAAATAATTGGGTTAATTGCTGTTGTCTATGCAAAACCAGCCTATTTCGAATCTCATTCATAAGACCCAACGCATTTGAACGTATTCGCCTATTTTCGAGGAACACCTATTTGATTATGTTAAAGAGGGAACAGAAAATGAGAGCTGGGATGGAGGGAATTCGTGAAGGGTCGTAAGAAGTGGATCGATGTCGCTAGAGGGTTGAGCATCATTCTTGTTGTCATGGGGCATTCCGGCAACGATGTGATCGATCGCTATTTGGGCTGGTTTCGCATGCCTTTGTTTTTCCTAGTTAGCGGGCTTCTGTTCAAGGCAGTAGCGCCGGAAGACTATCTAAAGTGGGCTGTGAAGAGAATTAAGTTTTTTATGGTACCGTATGCTGTCTATGGGGTTTGTATCGCATTTTTGGTCGCTTTTTACTTAAAGGACCCGATGTCTATCCCTCATGATTTTCTGCTATTAGCCTATGGGGGAACGGTTTTGGGTGGATGGTACGGGGTCTTTTGGTTTATTACGTGCTTATTGCTCGTTCATTTACTAATGGGCTTTTTATCTAGATACTCGTTTCGGAAGCAATTACTGGTGGTTATCGTGTGCTATGGGGTGGCCCATATCGTTAGCATGACCCAGATGGCGAAGTGGGATATTCCATGGAATGCTGATGTGGCGCTTATGGCGATAGTTTACTTTTTTGTAGGGTACACTTACAAATCTCATCTGCATGAATGGCTTGAAAGAAAGGTTGCATTCATTCCGGCTTTGCTGGTATGGGCTACTGTTATCATGTTGAATGTGACTGGAATATGGGATTTTCGGATTGATATGAAAATGAAGGGATATACGCAGCCAGTATTAGATCTACTTATTCCGCTTGCTTGTGTGCTTGTTGTGCTGCAATTGTGCTATTGGTCATCTCAATGGAGGGCAACTAATGCCCTAGCTTTCCTAGGATCAATCACCATTACGATTATGTATTTGCACGTTCCCGTTAATATATTGTTCAAATACGGAATTGGTTTAGAATACGGTACGCTGGTGTATACCGTGGTTGGCGTTCTTGTTCCACTTGCCCTCGCTTGGATCATGTCTAAATCTACAATACTTACGGTGCTGTTTCTCGGTCAGCAGGGCTTTGGCCGAAAGACTAAACCAGCTCCGATTCAAATGCAATAAAATGGAATCCCGCTCATTTAGTAGCTCCCATATTTGAGCGGGATGTGTTAAGAACATTTATTGCATTTCTAGTTGTTCATGGTCACTTTTGGTTGATAGTAATATCCCGACGAATAGACTTCTGGCAATCAGATTGGCCATGTTCATAACGAGGTGCAGGCGGGTGTTCTGGAGGACATGGTATCCTAGAATGCCTCCTACATTTACAATTGCAGAAATATGAATGTCCCCAACAGGAGTTAAAGCCTTATTCACCCCAGCACCAGGAAGCAAAGGACCTTCACCGATATGGATCATTCCGATACTGGAGGAATTGCCGAGACAAGCGTCTATCCCAATGACAAACGGATCATGGTTGTCCCTGTAAAGCTGTTCGAGTGTTGCATCCAAGTTCAGCGCATGAACGGGCTTTTCCAACGTGCCATACAGCTCGAATGAGGATGAACGGTATTTGCTAAGAAGGGTGCCGGTAAGAGGCCCTAAAGAATCGCCGGTAGATCTGTCTGTTCCTAAGCAAACAACAACAATTCGTTTATTAGGCGGCAGCTGCTTGAAATGTCCGCTCAGACGATTGGTGAGTCTCATGGAAGCAGCAGGATCTGTAATGGCGACTTTTGTAGGCGTACCAAACGTGGACGTCATTGACTCACCTCAATAGGTAAAATGGAGATCATAGTAAATACGACACACCATTAATGATACATTATGTATCATTAATGGTGTGTCGTATTTTAGCGAGTTTATATGAGCAAGGAGTCCGTTTTTTTCGACAGATGGGCGTATTAATGAGGCTTTGTCTTAGTTTCCGCGCCTATTGTAGGGGGGAAGGATATCTTTTCCTTCTTCCATCGTTATAATAGAGTTCATGTTGATCCTTTTTGAAATCATGCTTAGATCATAACTTAGATATAGGGAGGAATAGCCGTGAAGACAGAAAAGATCCCCCAGAAGGTTGAAGGACGAAATGTGATTAGTACTCTTGAGACGGTGGACGTGCAGACTGGTGAGCGTAAAGTGCTGGCCCAATTTGATTATCTCATCGAGGCTCCGAACTGGACTAGTGACGGCAAGAGGCTTATCTATAATAGCTTAGGACGTATTTATTCTTTCGATCTGGATACGCTTAAGAGCACGGTAATCGACTCTGGGTACGCGACGCATTGCAATAATGACCATGTTTTATCGCCTGATAATAAACGGATTGCGGTCAGCCATCATACTCAGGAGGACGGTCAGTCTCGCATATATGTTCTTCCTCTTGAGGGTGGTCGTCCTGAGCTACTCACGCCTATCGCACCGAGCTATTTGCATGGCTGGTCGCCAGACGGGGGCACGCTAGCGTATTGCGCCGATCGGAACGGACAATATGATATCTACACAATCCCAGCAGCTGGTGGGGTTGAATCGCAATTAACAGATGTTCCCGGACTTGATGACGGTCCCGAATATTCACCAGATGGCAAATACATTTGGTTTAACTCGACAAGATCAGGCCTTATGCAAATATGGCGCATGAAAATCGATGGCAGCGAGCAGACTCAAATGACCTTTGAGGAAAGCAACAACTGGTTCCCGCATGTGTCAGTTGATGGACAAACGGTAGCCTTTATTACCTATCGTAAAGGCGACGTCGATCCGGGCGATCATCCCGCCAACAAAAATGTGGAAATCCGACTGATGTCCAGCAGCGGTGGCGAATCACGTACGCTAGTGAAGCTGTTCGGAGGTCAGGGAACAATTAACGTTAACTCCTGGTCGCCTGATAGTACGCAGCTAGCTTTTGTAAGTTATGAGCTAGTCGAGTAATACATTTGATCTTTTCAGAGGAATTATCCATAAGCGTTATATGAGAAAAAGTGGTCTAGGAATATTGGCTTGCCGATTCCATATATCGATTGATTGAAGCAGTTTGTATTGTCGGACGGAACATATATATTGGCAACAACATTGACCGAACATGAGAGTATCGCTAACTGTACCTTGTCTAAAAATCGACCTAGTGAACATTTTCCCTGCGGTTGATGAAAAATAAAATATAATGCGTTTTGCAAAGAAGACTCCAAGAACCCGAAGCTGGAGTCTTCTTTTGACACCTGAAAGAAAACTTCTGTTGCATATGAATCTATGAATCGCATTATTACATCAAGTTTGTTTAATTAAAGCTATGCGTATGATAAGAGAGGCAAGGGGCAAATGTTGACCCTTATAGAAGGTCAGGTTAGTAAGGAGGAGTTTAATTGTCACAAACACTTTCAGAACTATTTATTGAAAAGAAGGGCGAATCGCTAGATATTAACGGGAAGAAGATTGTTATGTCGCATCGGATTGAAGTTTCCAAGGAGCAAGTGCTCACAATTGAGTTCATGGATAGTGAAGCGACATGCAGACAAGGTATTGAATTGTCGGTTGATAAGCGTAAAGGTCAGGTCGAAATTAACGGAGAACTTTTAACTGCTCCTGTTCTTTGGGGGGATACTGCTCCTAAAACCGTGGCGGTAAAATGTTTTCCAAAGAAGGCAACTGGTCAAATTAATATTTGGAATGTATGGTACTATACAGGACAAGATAGAATAGATGCTTGGATTGGGAATGCAGGAATGCACGTTGAGCAAATTAACGATAAGACACATATCCTCCATTGCAGCAATGGGATTGGTGACTTTGATCTCAATGATTTATCTGTAAAAGTAACCCTATCTATAGACTAAGTATTTTTTTAATATATCATCGTACTGAAACAGGCCAGACAAGACGGCCTGTTTTCTTGTTGGCGGGGAAACGTTCGTGACTCCAGGAACGACTAAACTACCTCTTTACATAACTGCATAATATGCTATATCATTAAGCGCTTATCTAATAGACACTTGCTTTTAGCGAGTGTCTATTATCTAATGGCATATAGGCATATTTGTCAG
This portion of the Cohnella abietis genome encodes:
- the yyaC gene encoding spore protease YyaC, translated to MTSTFGTPTKVAITDPAASMRLTNRLSGHFKQLPPNKRIVVVCLGTDRSTGDSLGPLTGTLLSKYRSSSFELYGTLEKPVHALNLDATLEQLYRDNHDPFVIGIDACLGNSSSIGMIHIGEGPLLPGAGVNKALTPVGDIHISAIVNVGGILGYHVLQNTRLHLVMNMANLIARSLFVGILLSTKSDHEQLEMQ
- a CDS encoding TolB family protein, which codes for MKTEKIPQKVEGRNVISTLETVDVQTGERKVLAQFDYLIEAPNWTSDGKRLIYNSLGRIYSFDLDTLKSTVIDSGYATHCNNDHVLSPDNKRIAVSHHTQEDGQSRIYVLPLEGGRPELLTPIAPSYLHGWSPDGGTLAYCADRNGQYDIYTIPAAGGVESQLTDVPGLDDGPEYSPDGKYIWFNSTRSGLMQIWRMKIDGSEQTQMTFEESNNWFPHVSVDGQTVAFITYRKGDVDPGDHPANKNVEIRLMSSSGGESRTLVKLFGGQGTINVNSWSPDSTQLAFVSYELVE
- a CDS encoding acyltransferase family protein — encoded protein: MKGRKKWIDVARGLSIILVVMGHSGNDVIDRYLGWFRMPLFFLVSGLLFKAVAPEDYLKWAVKRIKFFMVPYAVYGVCIAFLVAFYLKDPMSIPHDFLLLAYGGTVLGGWYGVFWFITCLLLVHLLMGFLSRYSFRKQLLVVIVCYGVAHIVSMTQMAKWDIPWNADVALMAIVYFFVGYTYKSHLHEWLERKVAFIPALLVWATVIMLNVTGIWDFRIDMKMKGYTQPVLDLLIPLACVLVVLQLCYWSSQWRATNALAFLGSITITIMYLHVPVNILFKYGIGLEYGTLVYTVVGVLVPLALAWIMSKSTILTVLFLGQQGFGRKTKPAPIQMQ